A single region of the Salvia splendens isolate huo1 chromosome 18, SspV2, whole genome shotgun sequence genome encodes:
- the LOC121777427 gene encoding putative TrmH family tRNA/rRNA methyltransferase isoform X2, with amino-acid sequence MEKEDEKKTEVYESYVVVHNIAKRHNVGTLARSATAFGVSELILVGRRDFNAFGSHGSTSHMRFRHFHTLSLARNYLKEKDCDICGVEITDNAVPVNTHPFRKSTAFLVGNEGTGLSPKECEMCDFFVYIPQYGGGTASLNVTVAASIVLQHFAEIFFQFGQDSLKELVKGTSLLWPINLL; translated from the exons atggagaaggaggatgagAAGAAGACTGAGGTATACGAGAGCTACGTGGTTGTTCACAATATAGCGAAGCGGCACAACGTCGGGACGCTCGCCCGCAGCGCTACCGCTTTCGGGGTGTCGGAGCTGATTTTAGTCGGCCGCCGCGACTTCAACGCCTTCGGCAGCCACGGCTCCACCTCGCACATGCGTTTCCGtcattttcacacactctctctTGCCCGCAACTATCTCAAG GAGAAGGACTGTGACATATGTGGAGTGGAGATCACAGATAACGCCGTGCCAGTTAACACCCATCCTTTCAGGAAGAGCACTGCTTTTCTCGTGGGCAACGAG GGAACAGGGCTTTCTCCAAAGGAGTGTGAGATGTGCGACTTCTTCGTTTACATTCCACAATATGGCGGTGGCACTGCTTCTTTAAATGTAACTGTAGCTGCGTCCATTGTCCTACAACATTTTGCAG AAATTTTTTTCCAGTTTGGGCAGGATTCTCTGAAAGAACTCGTGAAGGGAACAAGTTTATTGTGGCCGATAAACCTGCTTTGA
- the LOC121777427 gene encoding putative TrmH family tRNA/rRNA methyltransferase isoform X1, which yields MEKEDEKKTEVYESYVVVHNIAKRHNVGTLARSATAFGVSELILVGRRDFNAFGSHGSTSHMRFRHFHTLSLARNYLKEKDCDICGVEITDNAVPVNTHPFRKSTAFLVGNEGTGLSPKECEMCDFFVYIPQYGGGTASLNVTVAASIVLQHFAVWAGFSERTREGNKFIVADKPALTGRKFCAETAESIAEERKLKKESAGNGFFSESGNNENPANLLDSLFDS from the exons atggagaaggaggatgagAAGAAGACTGAGGTATACGAGAGCTACGTGGTTGTTCACAATATAGCGAAGCGGCACAACGTCGGGACGCTCGCCCGCAGCGCTACCGCTTTCGGGGTGTCGGAGCTGATTTTAGTCGGCCGCCGCGACTTCAACGCCTTCGGCAGCCACGGCTCCACCTCGCACATGCGTTTCCGtcattttcacacactctctctTGCCCGCAACTATCTCAAG GAGAAGGACTGTGACATATGTGGAGTGGAGATCACAGATAACGCCGTGCCAGTTAACACCCATCCTTTCAGGAAGAGCACTGCTTTTCTCGTGGGCAACGAG GGAACAGGGCTTTCTCCAAAGGAGTGTGAGATGTGCGACTTCTTCGTTTACATTCCACAATATGGCGGTGGCACTGCTTCTTTAAATGTAACTGTAGCTGCGTCCATTGTCCTACAACATTTTGCAG TTTGGGCAGGATTCTCTGAAAGAACTCGTGAAGGGAACAAGTTTATTGTGGCCGATAAACCTGCTTTGACGGGAAGGAAATTCTGTGCAGAAACAGCAGAATCCATAGCAGAGGAACGGAAACTGAAGAAGGAAAGCGCTGGAAATGGCTTCTTTTCTGAAAGTGGGAACAACGAAAATCCTGCCAACCTTTTGGATTCGTTGTTTGACTCATAA